The Agarilytica rhodophyticola genome has a window encoding:
- a CDS encoding cytochrome-c peroxidase, whose amino-acid sequence MASKTKKLGLVSLALCIGLSLNINVNAATPHKKSNFFRYNGGISKTDILLRKKLRFHDVKSVEKPAPQDPAMVELGQSLFFDKELSGRRNIDCETCHSPFLGSADGQSQSRAQGAIGLGPSRRQNGDERFDFLPRNALSLWNRGVPGWDVMFWDGRLSGNAQEGFISPAGDDTPQNFTNALGAFSAFPITPDEEMRGFPGQLDVFGQPNELGDLTDEDFVEIWDLITARIVNNEGYDELLDAAFPGVEQKDLDIADLSNAMGAFMTEAFTALDSPFDRYLAGDNSAMSDSAKRGALLFYGRANCAACHSGGLQTDFEFHNIAAPQVGTGRGDAAPLDLGRGAITGNPSENFQFRTPSLRNIELEGPYMHNGAFDELEDAIRHHLDPFTSLATYDASQIEFELAGIFQNDPQTLETILSTLDPELVVYGRPLNDNEIKDLMSFMSALTDPASLNLFEIIPTSVASGLPLAD is encoded by the coding sequence ATGGCTTCAAAAACCAAAAAGTTAGGTTTAGTAAGTTTGGCGCTCTGTATTGGCTTAAGTCTAAATATTAATGTCAATGCCGCCACCCCTCATAAAAAAAGTAATTTCTTCCGTTATAATGGCGGAATTAGTAAAACTGATATTTTGCTACGCAAAAAACTTAGGTTTCACGACGTTAAGTCAGTGGAAAAACCCGCACCACAAGATCCAGCAATGGTAGAACTTGGTCAGAGTCTTTTCTTTGACAAAGAACTTTCTGGACGCCGTAATATTGACTGTGAAACATGTCACAGTCCTTTTCTTGGTTCAGCAGATGGACAGAGTCAATCTCGTGCTCAAGGTGCTATTGGCTTAGGACCTAGCCGTCGACAAAATGGTGATGAGCGTTTCGATTTTTTACCTCGTAACGCTTTGAGCTTATGGAACCGTGGTGTTCCCGGTTGGGATGTAATGTTCTGGGATGGTCGTTTATCAGGTAACGCACAAGAAGGCTTTATCTCTCCTGCTGGTGATGATACCCCACAAAACTTCACTAACGCGTTGGGTGCATTCTCTGCATTCCCAATTACTCCAGACGAAGAAATGAGAGGCTTCCCTGGCCAGCTTGATGTATTCGGTCAACCGAATGAGCTTGGTGATTTAACGGATGAAGACTTTGTAGAAATTTGGGATTTAATTACTGCACGTATTGTTAACAACGAAGGTTATGATGAGCTGCTAGATGCTGCATTCCCTGGCGTTGAACAAAAAGATCTTGATATCGCAGATCTTTCAAATGCAATGGGTGCCTTTATGACCGAAGCCTTTACCGCTTTGGATTCACCTTTTGACCGTTACCTAGCCGGTGATAACTCGGCAATGTCAGACAGTGCAAAACGTGGTGCATTACTATTCTACGGACGCGCTAACTGTGCTGCTTGTCACTCTGGCGGTTTACAAACCGACTTTGAATTCCACAACATTGCTGCACCACAAGTGGGTACAGGTCGTGGAGACGCAGCGCCACTTGATTTAGGACGTGGTGCAATTACTGGTAACCCAAGTGAAAACTTCCAGTTCCGTACACCTTCACTGCGTAACATAGAGCTTGAAGGACCTTATATGCACAACGGTGCGTTTGATGAACTTGAAGACGCAATTCGTCACCATCTTGATCCGTTCACTTCTTTGGCAACCTATGATGCCAGTCAAATTGAGTTTGAATTAGCAGGTATTTTCCAAAATGACCCACAAACTCTCGAAACAATTTTAAGCACCCTTGATCCAGAATTGGTTGTTTATGGCAGACCACTTAATGATAACGAGATCAAAGATCTTATGTCTTTCATGTCAGCTTTAACTGATCCTGCATCTCTTAACTTGTTCGAGATTATTCCAACCTCTGTTGCTAGTGGATTGCCTTTGGCAGACTAG
- a CDS encoding metallophosphoesterase: MNSYLIHVFFIVVNVLSTSYLHASTQSSSSSIKIWVKSAEAPTIWVWTENSAISEEMGFTWQKQQKLLIDTKHPEYYYWQLPDKYAAQISSRTPLKFKLNAKGYAYSIARSGCLDDDKQWDNASDGCFLKEDYRPYIGPYLTLISPDLSDNNETVKVLDPATSIVINYETNARYPNWRANVQYRELGSQTWMQVEEQISGRRIHHIALTGLLSDRTYEYRVISPDGQQGKVYRFDTAPKRLDESHFLAIGDMQDPGDSNQRWQDVANAIVANHLDDFRFIITVGDMAKDDISHNGQRYYFWKVFFDKGRQLFARKPIMPTPGNHDTPENIFTGDPEYLSNAEDTASYRKYFNLPTDMAFADYYHFDYGNAHFMSLNSEIPVFYGRHPQRDQEQRVKRQREWLTRQLNRPVQSTWNFAYWHVPAINPAGGKSEVDFMRPLTDLFHTKLDWLITGHVHENQRVKPTIANARNIQQVADYGRLRQQGVGYFICPPAGQWPRDNSSRDMHLLDFYPHYNGKVAYEIGYSIFQTTARTLRLTTYGMGDVNNRNHYRYGDNGSVRIIDQLSYSKVTPPEEFLRRYTTVDFRGSQNNWQRTPFLLIADNTWQIDIAIDGPDSFFKFYLDGDWHGDNQPDGIALTDEASNILIAQGIGSYRITLDDRSLRYHIEKL; encoded by the coding sequence ATGAATTCTTACCTAATTCATGTATTTTTTATTGTTGTCAACGTGCTAAGTACCAGCTATTTACATGCATCTACGCAATCCTCCTCATCATCGATAAAAATTTGGGTTAAGTCCGCAGAAGCACCAACTATTTGGGTATGGACAGAAAACTCAGCTATCTCTGAAGAGATGGGATTCACATGGCAGAAACAACAAAAACTATTAATAGATACAAAGCATCCCGAATACTATTACTGGCAGTTGCCGGATAAATACGCTGCACAGATATCCTCTCGCACACCACTTAAATTCAAGCTTAATGCTAAGGGGTATGCATATAGTATTGCCAGAAGTGGTTGTCTCGATGATGATAAGCAGTGGGACAATGCCAGTGATGGATGTTTTTTAAAAGAGGATTACCGACCTTATATCGGTCCCTACCTGACACTAATATCTCCTGATCTATCGGATAATAACGAAACAGTGAAAGTCTTAGATCCCGCTACTAGCATAGTAATCAATTATGAGACAAATGCTAGATATCCTAATTGGCGAGCCAATGTTCAATATCGCGAATTAGGCAGCCAAACCTGGATGCAAGTAGAAGAGCAAATCAGTGGACGTCGTATTCATCATATTGCCTTAACAGGACTACTGTCTGATCGCACTTATGAGTATCGAGTTATTTCTCCTGATGGGCAACAGGGAAAAGTCTACCGTTTTGATACCGCACCAAAGCGATTGGATGAAAGTCATTTCCTTGCTATTGGCGACATGCAAGATCCTGGGGATTCCAATCAGCGTTGGCAAGATGTTGCCAACGCCATTGTCGCTAATCATCTCGATGATTTTAGATTTATTATTACTGTCGGTGATATGGCTAAAGATGATATTTCACACAATGGCCAACGTTACTATTTTTGGAAAGTCTTTTTCGATAAAGGCCGCCAACTTTTTGCCCGTAAACCTATAATGCCAACGCCCGGTAATCACGATACACCAGAAAATATATTCACAGGTGATCCTGAATATTTAAGTAATGCCGAAGACACAGCTTCCTATCGCAAGTACTTCAACCTGCCGACAGATATGGCATTTGCCGATTACTACCACTTTGATTACGGCAATGCCCATTTTATGAGTCTCAACTCTGAAATTCCCGTTTTTTATGGCAGACATCCCCAAAGAGATCAAGAACAAAGGGTAAAGCGGCAGCGGGAATGGCTAACAAGACAATTAAATCGTCCTGTTCAATCAACATGGAATTTTGCCTATTGGCATGTACCAGCTATTAATCCTGCTGGGGGTAAAAGCGAGGTGGACTTTATGCGTCCGCTAACAGACTTATTTCATACCAAACTAGACTGGTTGATCACAGGTCATGTACATGAAAATCAACGGGTGAAACCCACTATTGCTAATGCTAGAAATATACAGCAAGTTGCCGATTACGGGAGACTGCGACAACAAGGAGTCGGATATTTTATTTGTCCTCCAGCAGGTCAGTGGCCACGAGATAATTCTTCCCGTGATATGCACCTGCTTGATTTTTATCCTCACTACAATGGCAAAGTTGCCTATGAAATAGGCTATTCAATTTTTCAAACAACAGCTAGAACGCTTCGCTTAACCACCTACGGCATGGGAGATGTTAATAACAGAAACCATTATCGCTATGGTGACAATGGAAGTGTCAGGATTATTGATCAGCTATCTTATTCAAAAGTAACACCGCCAGAAGAATTTCTCCGCCGGTATACCACTGTGGACTTTAGAGGATCTCAAAATAACTGGCAAAGAACGCCTTTTTTATTAATTGCTGATAATACATGGCAGATTGATATTGCTATTGATGGGCCCGACTCATTTTTTAAATTTTATTTAGACGGAGATTGGCATGGCGACAATCAACCTGATGGTATCGCCTTAACCGATGAGGCATCAAATATTTTAATAGCGCAAGGTATAGGAAGTTATCGCATTACTCTGGATGATCGTAGTTTGCGCTATCACATAGAGAAGTTATAA